A window of the Henckelia pumila isolate YLH828 chromosome 3, ASM3356847v2, whole genome shotgun sequence genome harbors these coding sequences:
- the LOC140891763 gene encoding probable serine protease EDA2 isoform X3 — protein MESLYRSGGAVPAASILVVLLTLSSIGASSPHLFASKSKNYLTNQELWFNQTIDHFSPYDHRQFGQRYYEYLDNFRTPDGPIFLKICGESACNGIVNDYLAVLAKKFGAALVSLEHRYYGKSSPFKSLTTENLRYLSSKQALFDLASFRQYYQESLNVKLNRSNMDNPWFVFGVSYAGALSAWFRLKFPHLTCGSLASSAVVLAVYNFTEFDKQIGESAGPECKSVLQEITHLVDQRLGANEKALKTLFGAAELHNEGDFLYFLADAAVTAFQYGNPDKLCIPITEAKKAGEDLVEAYATYVKEYYIKGLGVSVETYNQQHLKKTALTTDSADRLWWFQVCTEVAYFQVAPSNDSIRSNKVDARYHLDLCKNVFGEGIYPDVSATNLFYGGTRIAGSKIIFANGSQDPWRHASKQTSSPEMPSYIMKCHNCGHGTDMRGCPQSPLVPEGESKNCSSPDAVNKVRQRIIEHIDLWLSQCQSSDA, from the exons ATGGAATCACTGTATCGAAGCGGAGGCGCAGTCCCGGCGGCATCGATTTTAGTGGTGCTTCTGACGCTTTCGTCGATTGGTGCTTCTTCCCCTCATCTTTTTGCGTCCAAAAGCAAGAATTACTTGACCAACCAAGAGCTCTGGTTCAATCAAACCATTGATCACTTCTCTCCTTAC GATCACCGCCAATTTGGACAACGATATTATGAATATCTTGATAACTTTCGGACCCCGGATGGCCCTATATTTTTGAAGATCTGTGGAGAATCAGCTTGCAATGGGATAGTCAATGACTATTTGGCT GTCTTGGCCAAGAAGTTTGGTGCAGCATTGGTTTCTCTTGAACATCGCTACTATGGAAAGAGTTCCCCTTTTAAATCATTGACCACAGAAAATTTGAGATATCTTTCATCGAAACAAGCACTTTTTGATTTGGCTTCTTTCAGGCAATATTATCAG GAATCTTTAAATGTCAAACTAAATAGATCAAATATGGATAATCCATGGTTCGTCTTTGGTGTATCATATGCTGGAGCCCTTAGTGCATGGTTTCGTCTAAAGTTTCCACACCTTACTTGTGGAAGTCTTGCAAGTTCTGCCGTAGTTCTTGCTGTTTACAACTTTACAGAATTTGATAAGCAG ATTGGTGAATCTGCAGGTCCAGAATGCAAATCTGTGTTGCAAGAAATTACTCATCTTGTTGATCAGAGGCTTGGAGCTAATGAGAAAGCACTAAAGACATTGTTTGGAGCAGCGGAG CTGCATAATGAAGGCGATTTCCTGTATTTTCTAGCAGATGCTGCAGTTACAGCG TTTCAATATGGAAATCCAGATAAACTGTGCATCCCTATAACTGAAGCAAAGAAAGCTGGAGAGGATCTGGTG GAAGCATATGCAACATATGTGAAAGAGTATTATATTAAGGGTCTTGGTGTCAGTGTTGAAACATATAATCAACAACATTTGAAGAAGACTGCATTAACCACTGATTCTGCTGATCGATTGTGGTGGTTTCAAGTCTGCACAGAGGTTGCCTATTTTCAGGTTGCTCCTTCAAATGACAGTATCAGATCCAATAAAGTTGATGCAAG ATACCACTTGGATCTCTGCAAAAATGTGTTTGGCGAAGGTATCTATCCTGATGTTTCTGCCACAAATTTGTTTTATGGAGGCACAAGAATTGCTG GGTCAAAAATAATCTTTGCTAATGGATCGCAAGACCCGTGGCGACATGCATCTAAACAAACTTCTTCACCTGAGA TGCCTTCATATATCATGAAATGTCATAACTGTGGACATGGAACTGATATGCGTGGCTGTCCCCAATCTCCTCTGGTACCTGAAg GTGAGTCCAAGAATTGCAGCTCCCCGGACGCTGTAAACAAAGTAAGGCAACGTATCATTGAACACATCGACTTGTGGCTGTCCCAGTGCCAGAGTTCAG ATGCATAG
- the LOC140891763 gene encoding probable serine protease EDA2 isoform X2, whose translation MESLYRSGGAVPAASILVVLLTLSSIGASSPHLFASKSKNYLTNQELWFNQTIDHFSPYDHRQFGQRYYEYLDNFRTPDGPIFLKICGESACNGIVNDYLAVLAKKFGAALVSLEHRYYGKSSPFKSLTTENLRYLSSKQALFDLASFRQYYQESLNVKLNRSNMDNPWFVFGVSYAGALSAWFRLKFPHLTCGSLASSAVVLAVYNFTEFDKQIGESAGPECKSVLQEITHLVDQRLGANEKALKTLFGAAELHNEGDFLYFLADAAVTAFQYGNPDKLCIPITEAKKAGEDLVEAYATYVKEYYIKGLGVSVETYNQQHLKKTALTTDSADRLWWFQVCTEVAYFQVAPSNDSIRSNKVDARYHLDLCKNVFGEGIYPDVSATNLFYGGTRIAGSKIIFANGSQDPWRHASKQTSSPEMPSYIMKCHNCGHGTDMRGCPQSPLVPEGESKNCSSPDAVNKVRQRIIEHIDLWLSQCQSSADA comes from the exons ATGGAATCACTGTATCGAAGCGGAGGCGCAGTCCCGGCGGCATCGATTTTAGTGGTGCTTCTGACGCTTTCGTCGATTGGTGCTTCTTCCCCTCATCTTTTTGCGTCCAAAAGCAAGAATTACTTGACCAACCAAGAGCTCTGGTTCAATCAAACCATTGATCACTTCTCTCCTTAC GATCACCGCCAATTTGGACAACGATATTATGAATATCTTGATAACTTTCGGACCCCGGATGGCCCTATATTTTTGAAGATCTGTGGAGAATCAGCTTGCAATGGGATAGTCAATGACTATTTGGCT GTCTTGGCCAAGAAGTTTGGTGCAGCATTGGTTTCTCTTGAACATCGCTACTATGGAAAGAGTTCCCCTTTTAAATCATTGACCACAGAAAATTTGAGATATCTTTCATCGAAACAAGCACTTTTTGATTTGGCTTCTTTCAGGCAATATTATCAG GAATCTTTAAATGTCAAACTAAATAGATCAAATATGGATAATCCATGGTTCGTCTTTGGTGTATCATATGCTGGAGCCCTTAGTGCATGGTTTCGTCTAAAGTTTCCACACCTTACTTGTGGAAGTCTTGCAAGTTCTGCCGTAGTTCTTGCTGTTTACAACTTTACAGAATTTGATAAGCAG ATTGGTGAATCTGCAGGTCCAGAATGCAAATCTGTGTTGCAAGAAATTACTCATCTTGTTGATCAGAGGCTTGGAGCTAATGAGAAAGCACTAAAGACATTGTTTGGAGCAGCGGAG CTGCATAATGAAGGCGATTTCCTGTATTTTCTAGCAGATGCTGCAGTTACAGCG TTTCAATATGGAAATCCAGATAAACTGTGCATCCCTATAACTGAAGCAAAGAAAGCTGGAGAGGATCTGGTG GAAGCATATGCAACATATGTGAAAGAGTATTATATTAAGGGTCTTGGTGTCAGTGTTGAAACATATAATCAACAACATTTGAAGAAGACTGCATTAACCACTGATTCTGCTGATCGATTGTGGTGGTTTCAAGTCTGCACAGAGGTTGCCTATTTTCAGGTTGCTCCTTCAAATGACAGTATCAGATCCAATAAAGTTGATGCAAG ATACCACTTGGATCTCTGCAAAAATGTGTTTGGCGAAGGTATCTATCCTGATGTTTCTGCCACAAATTTGTTTTATGGAGGCACAAGAATTGCTG GGTCAAAAATAATCTTTGCTAATGGATCGCAAGACCCGTGGCGACATGCATCTAAACAAACTTCTTCACCTGAGA TGCCTTCATATATCATGAAATGTCATAACTGTGGACATGGAACTGATATGCGTGGCTGTCCCCAATCTCCTCTGGTACCTGAAg GTGAGTCCAAGAATTGCAGCTCCCCGGACGCTGTAAACAAAGTAAGGCAACGTATCATTGAACACATCGACTTGTGGCTGTCCCAGTGCCAGAGTTCAG CAGATGCATAG
- the LOC140891763 gene encoding probable serine protease EDA2 isoform X1, which produces MESLYRSGGAVPAASILVVLLTLSSIGASSPHLFASKSKNYLTNQELWFNQTIDHFSPYDHRQFGQRYYEYLDNFRTPDGPIFLKICGESACNGIVNDYLAVLAKKFGAALVSLEHRYYGKSSPFKSLTTENLRYLSSKQALFDLASFRQYYQESLNVKLNRSNMDNPWFVFGVSYAGALSAWFRLKFPHLTCGSLASSAVVLAVYNFTEFDKQIGESAGPECKSVLQEITHLVDQRLGANEKALKTLFGAAELHNEGDFLYFLADAAVTAFQYGNPDKLCIPITEAKKAGEDLVEAYATYVKEYYIKGLGVSVETYNQQHLKKTALTTDSADRLWWFQVCTEVAYFQVAPSNDSIRSNKVDARYHLDLCKNVFGEGIYPDVSATNLFYGGTRIAGSKIIFANGSQDPWRHASKQTSSPEMPSYIMKCHNCGHGTDMRGCPQSPLVPEGESKNCSSPDAVNKVRQRIIEHIDLWLSQCQSSGRSFM; this is translated from the exons ATGGAATCACTGTATCGAAGCGGAGGCGCAGTCCCGGCGGCATCGATTTTAGTGGTGCTTCTGACGCTTTCGTCGATTGGTGCTTCTTCCCCTCATCTTTTTGCGTCCAAAAGCAAGAATTACTTGACCAACCAAGAGCTCTGGTTCAATCAAACCATTGATCACTTCTCTCCTTAC GATCACCGCCAATTTGGACAACGATATTATGAATATCTTGATAACTTTCGGACCCCGGATGGCCCTATATTTTTGAAGATCTGTGGAGAATCAGCTTGCAATGGGATAGTCAATGACTATTTGGCT GTCTTGGCCAAGAAGTTTGGTGCAGCATTGGTTTCTCTTGAACATCGCTACTATGGAAAGAGTTCCCCTTTTAAATCATTGACCACAGAAAATTTGAGATATCTTTCATCGAAACAAGCACTTTTTGATTTGGCTTCTTTCAGGCAATATTATCAG GAATCTTTAAATGTCAAACTAAATAGATCAAATATGGATAATCCATGGTTCGTCTTTGGTGTATCATATGCTGGAGCCCTTAGTGCATGGTTTCGTCTAAAGTTTCCACACCTTACTTGTGGAAGTCTTGCAAGTTCTGCCGTAGTTCTTGCTGTTTACAACTTTACAGAATTTGATAAGCAG ATTGGTGAATCTGCAGGTCCAGAATGCAAATCTGTGTTGCAAGAAATTACTCATCTTGTTGATCAGAGGCTTGGAGCTAATGAGAAAGCACTAAAGACATTGTTTGGAGCAGCGGAG CTGCATAATGAAGGCGATTTCCTGTATTTTCTAGCAGATGCTGCAGTTACAGCG TTTCAATATGGAAATCCAGATAAACTGTGCATCCCTATAACTGAAGCAAAGAAAGCTGGAGAGGATCTGGTG GAAGCATATGCAACATATGTGAAAGAGTATTATATTAAGGGTCTTGGTGTCAGTGTTGAAACATATAATCAACAACATTTGAAGAAGACTGCATTAACCACTGATTCTGCTGATCGATTGTGGTGGTTTCAAGTCTGCACAGAGGTTGCCTATTTTCAGGTTGCTCCTTCAAATGACAGTATCAGATCCAATAAAGTTGATGCAAG ATACCACTTGGATCTCTGCAAAAATGTGTTTGGCGAAGGTATCTATCCTGATGTTTCTGCCACAAATTTGTTTTATGGAGGCACAAGAATTGCTG GGTCAAAAATAATCTTTGCTAATGGATCGCAAGACCCGTGGCGACATGCATCTAAACAAACTTCTTCACCTGAGA TGCCTTCATATATCATGAAATGTCATAACTGTGGACATGGAACTGATATGCGTGGCTGTCCCCAATCTCCTCTGGTACCTGAAg GTGAGTCCAAGAATTGCAGCTCCCCGGACGCTGTAAACAAAGTAAGGCAACGTATCATTGAACACATCGACTTGTGGCTGTCCCAGTGCCAGAGTTCAGGTAGAAGTTTTATGTAA